The following proteins are encoded in a genomic region of Thermovenabulum gondwanense:
- a CDS encoding DUF1850 domain-containing protein, whose product MKKRIDIFFFFLVLVIAVFFSFYRVEKKVILTVYNADNGKTIEIPLQNNEFTHVFIHSIQKTPVYEDFKVEDNKKLHLIRTRYFSLGIGLPYAEEGKFENQNGEFVMEMNRFFDTLPIRVSPLKGHGIIANGIMYNFLDFSSPNDLIIISAKVRWIIKNIKGGS is encoded by the coding sequence ATGAAAAAAAGGATTGATATATTTTTCTTTTTTTTGGTGCTGGTCATCGCAGTTTTCTTTTCCTTTTACAGGGTAGAAAAAAAAGTGATTTTAACGGTATACAATGCGGACAACGGCAAAACCATTGAGATTCCCTTGCAAAACAACGAATTTACCCATGTTTTCATTCATTCCATTCAAAAAACCCCGGTGTATGAGGATTTTAAAGTAGAAGATAATAAAAAACTTCATTTGATAAGGACCAGGTATTTTTCCTTAGGGATAGGGCTTCCCTATGCGGAAGAAGGCAAGTTTGAAAACCAAAACGGCGAATTTGTTATGGAAATGAATAGATTTTTTGATACCCTTCCCATTCGGGTATCTCCTTTGAAGGGACATGGAATAATTGCCAATGGAATTATGTATAATTTTCTCGACTTTTCATCACCAAATGATTTAATAATAATAAGCGCAAAAGTGCGATGGATCATAAAAAATATAAAAGGAGGGAGTTAA
- a CDS encoding TRAP transporter permease: MTEKIREEAAVDSQEILRKFDKESDYRVLKGFAAKIVSAIAITFSLFQLYTAIFGVLDAMIQRSIHVAFGFCLIFLLYPAKSDWPRDRIHPVDFILSILGAAVPLYITVFYKQLVLRAGTVTTLDYVVGAIGVLLVLEAARRVVGIPIVTIASLFIVYALIGPYIPGQLAHRGADLPTLVQHLFYTTEGIFGIPIGVSSTFIFLFILFGAYLEKTGLGQLFIDLANAIAGWASGGPAKVAVLSSGLMGTVSGSSVANVVGTGSFTIPMMKRLGYKPEFAGAVEATASTGGQLMPPIMGAAAFLMAEFTKIPYSRIIGAAAIPALLYYFGVWTGVHLEAKRLGLRGLSKEELPKFREIILERGHLIIPLIAIVYLLVTGFTPMKAALYAIFLSIISAMLRKNTRISLTDIINGLEQGARSALGVIAATACAGIIIGVVTLTGLGLKLGTSLVDLANGKLFLTLFFTMITSLILGMGVPTTANYVITSTIAAPALLMLNVPVLAAHMFAFYFGIIADVTPPVALAAFAGAGIAKANPLKTGLNASKLAIAAFLVPYIFVYNPALLLINVQPAEIIWIIITSLIGIIGVSSAVSGYLITNQNIIERLIFFLGGILLVTPGLKTDIIGAGLLVIGYLIQRSKYSKVKTVKAK; encoded by the coding sequence ATGACGGAAAAAATACGCGAAGAAGCCGCCGTAGACAGTCAGGAGATATTGAGAAAATTTGATAAAGAATCCGATTACAGAGTTTTGAAAGGGTTTGCTGCAAAAATAGTAAGCGCTATTGCCATCACTTTTTCCCTTTTTCAGCTTTACACCGCAATTTTTGGTGTTCTCGATGCAATGATTCAGCGTTCAATCCACGTAGCCTTTGGCTTCTGCTTGATCTTCCTCTTATACCCGGCAAAAAGCGATTGGCCAAGAGACAGGATACATCCGGTAGATTTTATCTTATCCATCCTGGGAGCCGCCGTTCCTCTATATATCACCGTTTTTTACAAGCAGTTAGTATTAAGAGCGGGAACGGTTACAACCTTAGACTATGTTGTTGGAGCCATCGGCGTTTTGCTCGTTCTTGAAGCAGCAAGAAGGGTAGTTGGTATTCCCATAGTCACAATTGCGAGCTTATTTATTGTATACGCATTGATAGGCCCCTACATTCCCGGACAGCTTGCTCACAGGGGAGCGGATCTTCCAACCCTTGTTCAGCATCTTTTCTATACAACGGAAGGTATTTTCGGTATACCCATAGGCGTTTCATCTACATTCATTTTCCTGTTTATACTCTTCGGTGCATACCTTGAAAAAACCGGACTCGGCCAGCTTTTCATAGACCTGGCCAACGCAATTGCAGGATGGGCATCGGGTGGTCCTGCAAAGGTTGCAGTACTTTCAAGCGGACTTATGGGAACCGTTTCGGGAAGCTCGGTGGCAAACGTGGTAGGTACCGGAAGCTTTACAATTCCAATGATGAAAAGACTGGGCTATAAGCCGGAGTTTGCCGGTGCGGTAGAGGCAACCGCTTCCACGGGCGGGCAGCTCATGCCGCCTATTATGGGCGCAGCAGCCTTCTTAATGGCAGAGTTTACTAAAATCCCCTATTCCAGGATTATAGGAGCAGCTGCCATACCGGCGCTTCTTTACTACTTCGGTGTATGGACGGGCGTTCATTTGGAGGCAAAACGCCTCGGTCTTCGTGGATTGAGCAAAGAAGAATTGCCCAAATTCAGGGAAATAATATTAGAAAGAGGACACCTCATAATTCCCCTTATAGCAATTGTTTATCTTTTGGTAACCGGATTTACACCGATGAAAGCAGCTTTATACGCCATATTCCTTTCAATTATTTCGGCCATGCTGAGGAAAAATACCAGGATCAGTCTTACCGATATTATTAACGGTTTGGAACAGGGTGCAAGAAGCGCTCTTGGCGTAATTGCCGCCACCGCTTGTGCGGGTATTATCATCGGTGTGGTTACCCTTACAGGTTTGGGTCTGAAACTTGGCACATCCTTGGTAGATTTAGCAAACGGCAAATTGTTCTTGACTTTGTTCTTTACCATGATAACTTCTTTAATTCTCGGAATGGGAGTACCCACTACCGCAAACTATGTAATAACTTCAACCATTGCAGCTCCCGCGCTTTTAATGCTAAACGTTCCCGTACTTGCCGCCCATATGTTTGCTTTCTACTTCGGTATTATTGCTGACGTTACACCACCCGTAGCCCTCGCGGCTTTTGCAGGTGCGGGTATAGCAAAGGCAAATCCATTAAAAACCGGGTTAAATGCTTCGAAGCTTGCTATCGCGGCATTCTTAGTGCCCTATATTTTCGTCTACAATCCGGCGCTATTGCTGATTAACGTGCAACCGGCAGAAATTATCTGGATAATTATTACGTCTTTAATAGGAATAATTGGGGTTTCTTCAGCAGTTTCTGGTTATTTAATTACCAATCAAAATATTATTGAAAGGCTCATATTCTTCCTAGGAGGTATCCTGCTCGTTACTCCGGGATTAAAAACGGATATTATAGGAGCTGGACTGCTCGTTATTGGATACCTGATTCAAAGGAGCAAATATTCTAAAGTTAAAACTG